The following coding sequences are from one Gossypium hirsutum isolate 1008001.06 chromosome A12, Gossypium_hirsutum_v2.1, whole genome shotgun sequence window:
- the LOC107922135 gene encoding uncharacterized protein K02A2.6-like: protein MRPDIVLKIKDEVKKQFDVGFLQEVKYSEWVANIVPVPNKDGKVMPFGLKNSGATYQSAMVTLFHDMMYKEIEVYVDDMIAKSRTEKEHIEVLKKLFLRLRKFQLKLNPAKCIFGVRSGKLLGFMSTALNGRMARWKILLSEFDIVYVSQKAIKGSAIAEFLASRALEDYEPLNFDFPNGELMYVATIEERP, encoded by the exons atgaggccagatatcGTATTGAAGATAAAGGACGAAGTAAAGAAGCAGTTCGATgtaggattcttacaagaggtgaagtactctgaatgggtggctaacattgtACCAGTCCCTAAtaaggatgggaag gtaatgcccttcgggcTAAAGAAttcaggggcaacataccaaagtGCTATGGTGACTTTATTCCACGATATGATGTACAAagaaattgaggtgtatgttgatgacatgattgctaaatctcgaacaGAGAAGGAACATATTGAAGTTTTGAAGAAGTTGTTCCTGAGATTAAGgaaatttcagttgaagcttaATCCGGCAAAGTGCATCTTCGGAGTTAGGtcggggaagttattaggctttaTG tcaacagctttgaatggGAGAATGGCAAGATGGAAAATATTGCTCTCAGAGTTCGATATAGTCTATGTAAGTCAAaaagctataaaaggaagtgcaatagcagAATTTTTGGCTagcagagctctagaagattatgagccattaAACTTTGACTTCCCTAATGGGgagttgatgtatgtggcaactattgAAGAACGTCCATAG